The Maridesulfovibrio zosterae DSM 11974 genome window below encodes:
- a CDS encoding phosphotransacetylase family protein, protein MVGLYIGSTTGYSGKNLLAMALGLKLKDCGLKVGYMKPVGAVPHMDGDKPGDADAAFIQEVLGLEQDSTKVTPVLVTRDFTIKAFSEDMGDLMPSIVESYEELSQNKDVMIIGGSGSYLSSGTYCGVSGPDVARAVGAKTILVDRYTSELRYDYVLRVQKELGDDFLGVVFNDVPEHYMDELKSLLVPFLEQKGVKVLGIIPRDPLMGAIKVNDLAERLFGKIISAHAKADRVVENFLIGTMQVENFITHFRRHKNSAVIVGGDRADVQLVALEGNCPCLILTGNLYPNDIILTRSEVLEIPVIVVRDDTYAVAKKMEAIQDSYKLRDMIKINHGAQLVNSELDYDHIMAELDL, encoded by the coding sequence ATGGTAGGTTTATATATAGGATCTACTACCGGATATTCCGGTAAGAATCTTTTGGCAATGGCTCTCGGGCTTAAACTTAAGGACTGCGGTCTTAAAGTTGGCTATATGAAACCTGTCGGAGCTGTTCCGCATATGGACGGGGATAAACCCGGAGATGCTGACGCAGCTTTTATTCAGGAAGTTTTGGGACTGGAGCAGGACTCTACAAAGGTTACCCCTGTTTTGGTTACAAGGGATTTTACAATTAAGGCTTTCTCAGAAGATATGGGAGACCTTATGCCTTCAATTGTGGAGTCTTACGAGGAGCTGAGCCAGAATAAAGATGTAATGATCATTGGTGGGTCTGGAAGTTACTTAAGTTCTGGAACTTACTGTGGAGTCAGCGGACCTGATGTAGCCCGGGCTGTAGGAGCTAAAACTATTCTTGTAGATCGCTATACCAGTGAGCTCCGTTACGATTACGTTCTGCGTGTGCAGAAGGAATTGGGTGATGATTTTCTGGGGGTAGTTTTTAATGATGTTCCTGAACATTATATGGATGAGTTGAAGTCATTGCTGGTTCCTTTTCTTGAACAGAAAGGAGTTAAGGTCCTCGGAATTATTCCGCGTGATCCTCTCATGGGAGCAATCAAGGTTAATGATCTGGCTGAAAGATTGTTTGGAAAAATTATTTCTGCACATGCTAAAGCCGATAGAGTTGTTGAGAATTTTCTTATCGGAACAATGCAGGTTGAAAACTTTATTACCCACTTCAGGCGACATAAAAATTCTGCAGTAATAGTTGGCGGCGACCGTGCAGATGTTCAGCTCGTTGCTCTTGAGGGTAACTGTCCTTGTCTTATTCTTACCGGTAATCTTTATCCTAATGATATAATACTCACTCGTTCAGAAGTTCTGGAAATTCCGGTAATTGTTGTGCGTGATGACACATACGCAGTTGCCAAGAAAATGGAAGCGATTCAGGATAGCTACAAATTGAGAGATATGATAAAAATTAATCACGGAGCCCAGCTTGTAAATTCCGAGCTCGATTATGACCATATTATGGCTGAATTGGATCTATGA
- a CDS encoding acetate--CoA ligase family protein, which produces MDSLFAPSSIAVVGASSVPGKIGNIILTNILSAGFKGEVFVVNPHGGNICGLEVFRNIADIGREVDLAIIVLPRDLVMQSFRELLENGVRSVIVVSAGFKEVDHDGWVLETELANLAVENRINLLGPNCLGLISAASCLNASFATGNPLGGAMGFFSQSGALCVAVLDWALGERVGFSNFISIGNKAVIDEASMLEYLGNDPETKVIIGYVENVDDGRAFMERAARVSMKKPIIMMKAGATPAGARAASAHTGAVAGSDQACGAAFKQSGVIRVERLDELFNLARAFSAQELPLGPNLGIVTNAGGPGILAADACGESEMRMPTFSPDTIGELQRMLPGYASLYNPVDLLSSADADSYSRAVRIVGHDMAVNSLLVIIAPSAKLDFSEVARSVVGAVSEINKPVFCCLMGRKNSEEAREIFASAGIPVYDFPKQAVRAMDIMRRYAVWKGRPPRTYQTPEYDVDSVRTVIDTALRSGRSELVEFQARDIVTASGLPSPESDLARSSDEAAAIADQLGYPVVIKIVSPEIIHKSDVDGVRLNLNSAEEVKAAFWEITARTQRLRPDVYIAGCLVQQMASSGSREVVIGFRRDDQFGPLLKFGLGGVYVEILKDISYRLAPLSVEDAGEMVREIRSYMLLKGVKGGEPVDFEAITDVLIRMSCLAEDFPEIYEAEFNPVLVSSDEALVADAKMIVVDLPENGRAAGLGAGDELE; this is translated from the coding sequence TTGGATAGTCTTTTTGCTCCTTCTTCAATCGCCGTTGTGGGCGCATCATCAGTTCCCGGCAAGATCGGTAATATTATTCTGACCAATATACTAAGTGCAGGGTTTAAAGGCGAAGTTTTTGTCGTAAACCCTCATGGTGGTAATATTTGCGGGTTAGAAGTCTTCAGAAATATTGCGGATATAGGGCGTGAAGTCGATTTGGCTATCATAGTTCTTCCGCGTGATCTTGTTATGCAATCTTTTCGGGAGCTTCTCGAAAATGGAGTGCGATCAGTCATTGTCGTTTCAGCTGGATTTAAGGAAGTTGATCATGATGGCTGGGTGCTTGAGACTGAGCTTGCCAATCTTGCTGTTGAAAACAGGATTAATCTTCTTGGCCCGAACTGTCTTGGATTAATCAGCGCAGCCTCTTGTTTGAATGCTTCATTTGCCACCGGGAACCCTCTTGGCGGGGCAATGGGGTTTTTCTCCCAGTCCGGAGCACTTTGTGTTGCTGTTTTGGATTGGGCTCTAGGAGAGCGGGTTGGTTTTTCAAATTTTATAAGCATCGGTAATAAAGCCGTAATTGATGAAGCTTCAATGCTTGAGTATCTTGGCAATGACCCTGAAACAAAGGTTATTATCGGATATGTTGAAAATGTAGATGACGGGCGTGCTTTTATGGAGCGGGCTGCCCGTGTTTCCATGAAGAAGCCAATCATAATGATGAAAGCAGGAGCTACTCCTGCTGGGGCAAGAGCTGCTTCAGCCCATACCGGTGCCGTTGCCGGATCAGATCAAGCCTGCGGGGCTGCTTTTAAACAATCCGGTGTAATTCGGGTCGAGCGGTTGGATGAACTTTTCAACCTTGCAAGAGCTTTTTCTGCGCAGGAACTTCCCCTTGGTCCAAATCTTGGGATTGTCACCAATGCTGGGGGACCCGGAATTTTGGCTGCTGATGCATGCGGTGAGTCTGAAATGCGTATGCCCACGTTCTCTCCTGATACAATAGGTGAGCTGCAACGCATGCTTCCCGGTTATGCTTCATTATATAATCCGGTAGACTTACTTAGCAGTGCTGATGCCGACAGCTACTCCCGTGCCGTTAGAATTGTGGGGCATGATATGGCGGTAAACAGCTTGTTGGTGATTATTGCTCCGTCTGCCAAGTTAGATTTTTCAGAAGTTGCGCGTTCAGTTGTTGGGGCTGTCTCAGAAATCAATAAGCCTGTTTTTTGTTGTCTTATGGGACGTAAAAACAGTGAGGAAGCTAGAGAAATATTTGCTTCTGCCGGTATTCCTGTTTATGATTTTCCTAAACAGGCTGTCCGGGCTATGGATATTATGCGTCGCTATGCTGTTTGGAAAGGGCGTCCTCCACGCACTTATCAGACTCCTGAATACGATGTGGATAGTGTTCGTACTGTTATTGATACAGCACTTAGATCAGGGCGATCTGAACTGGTTGAATTTCAGGCCCGTGATATTGTAACTGCTTCAGGCTTGCCAAGTCCTGAATCAGATCTTGCCAGAAGTAGTGATGAGGCCGCAGCAATCGCTGATCAGCTAGGCTATCCTGTAGTTATTAAAATTGTCTCACCTGAAATTATCCATAAATCAGATGTGGATGGAGTCAGACTTAACCTTAATTCTGCAGAGGAAGTTAAAGCTGCCTTCTGGGAGATAACAGCACGTACACAGCGGCTTAGGCCTGATGTTTACATTGCAGGGTGTCTGGTTCAGCAGATGGCTTCTTCCGGTTCACGGGAGGTTGTAATTGGATTTCGCCGAGATGATCAGTTTGGGCCATTGCTCAAGTTTGGTCTGGGCGGAGTCTATGTGGAAATTTTGAAAGATATTTCTTATCGTCTCGCTCCCCTCTCTGTTGAAGATGCAGGGGAGATGGTACGGGAAATTCGTTCGTATATGTTGCTGAAAGGAGTCAAAGGAGGCGAGCCTGTTGACTTCGAAGCTATAACAGATGTTTTGATCAGGATGTCCTGTCTTGCTGAAGATTTTCCTGAAATTTATGAAGCTGAATTTAACCCTGTGCTTGTAAGCTCGGATGAGGCTCTTGTTGCGGATGCCAAAATGATTGTGGTTGATTTGCCTGAAAATGGCAGAGCAGCCGGGCTTGGAGCTGGCGATGAGCTTGAATAA